ACGCCGACAGCCAAAATGATTGATTTGGGTACGGAGTTCGGCGTGCAGGCAGACCTGAACGGTTCTTCCGAACTGCATGTGATGAAAGGAGCGGTCCATCTGTTTGCCGGTCCGAAAGGCAAACCCCACATCAGCCTGATTGTTCAGGAAAACAACGCCGTTCGATACAATAACCAAACCTTTGAAATTTCAGAAATTCGTCTCGAAAAATACAGGTTTGTCCGCTCGGTTGATTCCAAGAACCAGACCGTCTGGCGGGGGCAATCTTATATCTGCCTGGCGGATATTGTAGGCGGAGGGAACGGCGGCGGCAGCGGAAAACGCAATCAGGCAATCGCCTGGGACGGACAAGGCCTCCTGGATGCCAGCCGGCTGAAACCATCTGGTCAAAGCCTTCGGTCCTATATTCCCGTTCGCTTCAGTCCTTACATCGACGGAATTTTCATTCCGGCCAGTCAGGGGGAACCGACCCCTCTTCGCTCCGAAAGTTCGGAACTGAATCTGGATGCGTTTCTGAAAGAAGACACCAACGGTCTGGTTACCCTGTTGGTGATGAAGAAGGATTCGGATGATGCCTCTATCTATTGGTTCTTCTCCAAAGAAGGAGCCCAGGGAGATCCGTCAAAAATGCCTTCCTTGTATTTCCCGCGGGGCCGGAACGGTCAGCCGGTTTTTGTAACAACAGCAGAGGGGGACGGGGCCGACACCTATTTGACGAATGATGTGATGAATCGGACCTGGCGCCGGTACGGCAGCTCCCATTTTCTGCACTGCCGGTATATTCAGGACCAGCGGGTTCGCATGATTTTGCTGCGGTTTGATATTCGCCAGGTAGAGGATGTAACAGGAGCTGTTTTCAACCTTTGTCTGGACAGCGGAAACCGCAAACGAAGTCTGTCGGTTTACGGCCTGCGGGACGGTCCGGAAGACTTCTGGGATGAGAATGAGACGGATTACCGCACAGCGCCCGGGTTCAAGAACGCCCCCTTCGGACGGTTTGAACTGAATGAGACGGTCTGGAGAGAACTGGGCATTTTCCGTGTTGTGGACAACCGGGCTTCCCGCAGGCCGATTCCGATTGTTTCGGACGGTTCGATTCAGTGGGCTGCGAAGGAATCGCAAAGCCGGACGAATTTTGCCATAACAAATGCGGAAGAAATCCCCGACCCGCTTTCCCCGGAGCGGTTTGTGCGTCTTCAGCTCGGCGGTCAGGTTTGCGGGGCCGACAATCCGGCGATTCTGATGCACGCCAATGCCGGAATTACGTTCGACCTGAACACTCTGCGAGCCGAATACGGACGCCTGAAATCCTTCACAGCTCTGTGCGGCCTGTCGCCGGTTGGTCCCCAAGAAAGCCGAACCAGCATTCCCAGGGCCGCTTTTTCTGTTCTTCTGGACGGACAGGAGGTCTTTGCCGCTGAAGATATGACACCGGATGATGCCCCCAAACCGATTCATATCTCCCTGCCGCCGACGTGCCGCTATCTGACCCTGATTGCTGCGGAGGGCTCTGATGATTCCATCGACAATGACTTGTGCCTGTTTGTTAAACCCAGAATTCATCTGGAGGGAGCAGCGAACTGACGACAAAAAGACCTGATAAGCGTGAAGCTCGGAATGAAAAAAATGTTTTATTCATCGCAAACTTTTTTTGG
This window of the Anaerohalosphaeraceae bacterium genome carries:
- a CDS encoding NPCBM/NEW2 domain-containing protein, with the translated sequence MKNARDIQRMFELLDAVREGTIRPEEVEELDRILAEDKKACRFYYEYFNMCALLRSGKAFEPNLSGLPQAGDSLHNMAFWKAMAREEETAPGIERPAEPKETIEPQPKTGPGRIPVRVSRFSIISLALSAAALFFLIGYAHIVSLKRGIEVATLTDSIKAVWADPTLSLRNSSRLSTHQRLVLSKGIAALKTDQGVSLTIEGPAEFEMKSGHEILLTYGRLYVQVSAEGIGFTVETPTAKMIDLGTEFGVQADLNGSSELHVMKGAVHLFAGPKGKPHISLIVQENNAVRYNNQTFEISEIRLEKYRFVRSVDSKNQTVWRGQSYICLADIVGGGNGGGSGKRNQAIAWDGQGLLDASRLKPSGQSLRSYIPVRFSPYIDGIFIPASQGEPTPLRSESSELNLDAFLKEDTNGLVTLLVMKKDSDDASIYWFFSKEGAQGDPSKMPSLYFPRGRNGQPVFVTTAEGDGADTYLTNDVMNRTWRRYGSSHFLHCRYIQDQRVRMILLRFDIRQVEDVTGAVFNLCLDSGNRKRSLSVYGLRDGPEDFWDENETDYRTAPGFKNAPFGRFELNETVWRELGIFRVVDNRASRRPIPIVSDGSIQWAAKESQSRTNFAITNAEEIPDPLSPERFVRLQLGGQVCGADNPAILMHANAGITFDLNTLRAEYGRLKSFTALCGLSPVGPQESRTSIPRAAFSVLLDGQEVFAAEDMTPDDAPKPIHISLPPTCRYLTLIAAEGSDDSIDNDLCLFVKPRIHLEGAAN